In the Candidatus Krumholzibacteriia bacterium genome, one interval contains:
- a CDS encoding pitrilysin family protein: protein MHRNVLATLSLLLLCLLVVPAAQAQDLEQLESEVETFTLDNGLRFVVVERPGAPVFTYFAQVGVGGVNEEQGRTGLAHMFEHMAFKGTDEIGTEDHRREKKAMRKVDEAYAALMEARRDRDATQSEIAELEEAFEDAQDEAREYVVANQFGNIIQKNGGTGLNASTGYDVTTYFYQLPSNKLELWAYLESERFINPVMREFYTERDVVIEERRMRTDSSPVGRLLEEFLAMSYLAHPYGRPLVGYQSDLDNFTRQQCLELYDRYYVPSNVVIGLVGDLKVDDVKDLAEEYFDDWEEGPEPPRVITEEPPQRGERRVALRDPGQPFLIVGYHKPDMFHPDAPVFDVITEMIANGRSSRLHQRLVKDEKKAVAVGAVTQLPGELYPGLFINFVVPAQGVTALECEQAVLEELDRLKDEPVSAEELEGVKTRMKANFVRQVRSNFGTISTVVQAELFEDDWRQGLVYPTEIDAVTAADIQRVARETFVEKNRNVAYILTEDAEQEGATDAR from the coding sequence GTGCACCGCAACGTGCTGGCCACGCTCTCCCTGCTCCTGCTGTGTCTGCTCGTGGTCCCCGCGGCCCAGGCGCAGGACCTGGAGCAACTCGAGAGCGAAGTCGAAACCTTCACGCTCGACAACGGACTCCGGTTCGTCGTCGTCGAGCGACCCGGAGCTCCCGTCTTCACCTACTTCGCCCAGGTGGGCGTCGGGGGTGTGAACGAGGAACAGGGCCGGACCGGTCTGGCCCACATGTTCGAACACATGGCCTTCAAGGGAACCGACGAGATCGGGACCGAAGACCACCGTCGCGAGAAGAAGGCCATGCGGAAGGTCGACGAGGCCTACGCCGCCCTGATGGAGGCCCGCCGCGACCGTGACGCGACCCAGTCCGAGATCGCCGAACTCGAGGAGGCCTTCGAGGACGCCCAGGACGAGGCCCGCGAGTACGTCGTGGCCAACCAGTTCGGCAACATCATCCAGAAGAACGGTGGCACCGGGCTGAACGCCTCGACCGGCTACGACGTGACCACCTACTTCTACCAGCTGCCCAGCAACAAGCTCGAGCTGTGGGCCTACCTCGAGAGCGAGCGTTTCATCAACCCCGTCATGCGCGAGTTCTACACCGAGCGCGACGTGGTGATCGAGGAGCGCCGCATGCGCACCGACAGCTCGCCGGTGGGACGTCTGCTCGAGGAGTTCCTGGCCATGAGCTACCTCGCGCATCCCTACGGCCGTCCGCTCGTCGGCTACCAGAGCGACCTCGACAACTTCACCCGCCAGCAGTGCCTGGAGCTGTACGATCGCTACTACGTGCCGAGCAACGTGGTGATCGGCCTGGTCGGCGACCTGAAGGTCGACGACGTGAAGGACCTCGCCGAGGAGTACTTCGACGACTGGGAGGAGGGCCCGGAGCCTCCGCGCGTGATCACCGAAGAGCCGCCGCAGCGCGGCGAGCGTCGTGTGGCCCTGCGTGACCCCGGTCAGCCCTTCCTGATCGTGGGTTACCACAAGCCCGACATGTTCCATCCCGATGCTCCCGTGTTCGACGTGATCACCGAGATGATCGCGAACGGGCGGAGCAGCCGTCTGCACCAGCGCCTGGTGAAGGACGAGAAGAAGGCAGTGGCGGTGGGTGCCGTCACCCAGCTCCCGGGCGAACTCTACCCGGGTCTGTTCATCAACTTCGTCGTGCCGGCCCAGGGCGTGACCGCCCTCGAGTGCGAGCAGGCGGTGCTCGAGGAACTCGACCGGCTGAAGGACGAACCCGTGAGCGCCGAGGAGCTGGAGGGCGTGAAGACCCGCATGAAGGCCAACTTCGTGCGGCAGGTGCGCAGCAACTTCGGCACCATCAGCACGGTGGTCCAGGCCGAGCTCTTCGAGGACGACTGGCGTCAGGGGCTCGTCTACCCCACGGAGATCGACGCGGTGACCGCGGCCGACATCCAGCGGGTGGCGCGCGAGACCTTCGTCGAGAAGAACCGTAACGTGGCGTACATCCTCACCGAGGACGCCGAGCAGGAAGGAGCCACCGATGCGCGGTGA
- a CDS encoding DNA-3-methyladenine glycosylase: protein MSGTRRLGRAFFARPVTDVARDLVGVELRSRVDGRRVRLRTVEVEAYLGQGEDPASHAHRGPTPRNRNMFATPGHLYVYVSYGLHHCLNVVCEARGTAGAVLLRAAEPIEGIDVLLWRRGRSGYELTNGPGKLGQALGADLSWDGLDLVRDPRLGLWPGSAPAEIAESGRIGIRHAAERPLRFFDPESRWVSRARPSDGIRRNRVTGPRTE, encoded by the coding sequence ATGTCTGGAACGAGAAGGCTGGGGCGCGCCTTCTTCGCGCGACCGGTGACGGACGTGGCGCGCGATCTCGTCGGCGTGGAGCTGCGCTCACGCGTCGACGGACGCCGGGTCCGGCTGCGGACCGTCGAGGTCGAGGCCTACCTGGGGCAGGGCGAGGACCCCGCCAGTCACGCCCACCGCGGTCCCACGCCCCGCAATCGGAACATGTTCGCAACACCCGGACACTTGTACGTGTATGTGTCGTATGGTCTGCACCACTGCCTGAACGTGGTCTGCGAAGCCCGCGGCACGGCCGGCGCGGTCCTGCTGCGCGCGGCGGAGCCGATCGAGGGAATCGACGTCCTCCTGTGGCGTCGAGGACGTTCGGGCTACGAACTGACCAACGGACCGGGTAAGCTGGGGCAGGCTCTCGGGGCCGACCTCTCGTGGGACGGTCTCGATCTCGTTCGTGATCCTCGGCTGGGACTGTGGCCAGGATCCGCGCCCGCGGAGATCGCGGAGAGTGGTCGGATCGGGATCCGGCACGCGGCCGAGCGGCCGCTGCGGTTCTTCGATCCGGAAAGCCGGTGGGTGTCCCGTGCGCGTCCGTCCGACGGGATCCGTCGAAATCGCGTCACCGGACCTCGCACCGAATGA
- a CDS encoding ABC transporter permease: protein MSAPPLNADRPIPAPVPFGTVFQLVFAQAVRDLVRRRRLLFIAFAGLAPLLLTLLWRNGATEVLDASAFFSNLVGTLYLSILVYLVGLAFGVPTIHDEVEGRTITYLLTRPISRVAVYAGRLAAVQVLAAVLLALSLVLCFAFMVVGDFGVVDVHFVKQYVNHVWIVLLATMVFTGLFAIFGVVFKRPLVWGVAYAFAWEGVVSKIPGQMQTWTLEFHVRNVMMRDEDVQGSMIEFLRQMMVENPDVSPWVSTGLLLVALVAFSIIGGLVFGRREYVVN, encoded by the coding sequence ATGAGTGCACCCCCGCTGAACGCGGATCGTCCGATCCCGGCTCCGGTTCCCTTCGGGACCGTCTTCCAGCTGGTCTTCGCGCAGGCCGTGCGGGACCTCGTGCGGCGGCGTCGACTGCTGTTCATCGCCTTCGCCGGTCTGGCCCCGTTGCTGCTCACGTTGCTCTGGCGCAACGGAGCCACCGAGGTCCTCGACGCCTCGGCCTTCTTCTCGAACCTCGTGGGCACCCTGTACCTCAGCATCCTCGTGTACCTGGTGGGTCTGGCCTTCGGGGTCCCGACCATCCACGACGAGGTCGAGGGGCGCACGATCACCTATCTGCTGACCCGGCCGATCAGCCGGGTGGCGGTGTACGCCGGCCGCCTGGCGGCGGTGCAGGTGCTCGCGGCGGTCTTGCTGGCGTTGTCGCTGGTCCTGTGCTTCGCCTTCATGGTCGTGGGCGATTTCGGTGTGGTCGACGTCCACTTCGTGAAGCAGTACGTCAACCACGTGTGGATCGTGCTGCTGGCCACCATGGTCTTCACGGGCCTGTTCGCGATCTTCGGGGTCGTCTTCAAGCGACCACTCGTGTGGGGGGTGGCGTACGCCTTCGCCTGGGAGGGCGTGGTCTCGAAGATCCCCGGCCAGATGCAGACCTGGACCCTGGAGTTCCACGTCCGCAACGTGATGATGCGCGACGAGGACGTGCAGGGCTCGATGATCGAGTTCCTCCGGCAGATGATGGTCGAGAATCCCGACGTCTCGCCGTGGGTGTCGACCGGGCTCCTCCTGGTCGCGCTGGTGGCCTTCTCGATCATCGGCGGGCTCGTCTTCGGCCGCCGCGAATACGTGGTCAACTGA